The Streptomyces sp. NBC_00335 DNA window CCGCAGCCGGCGTCCACGAGGGTGTCCTCGCGGCCGATGGGGCCGAGGTGGTCCAGGAGCAGTTCGGCCTGCGCCGACTCCAGCCGGTGGAGCTCGGCGACCAGCTTCTTCTCGTACGCGCTGTCGTCGGTGTCGCCGAGGGCGGAGTGGTCGACGTCGCCGATGCCGTAGTGGTGGTGGTAGAGGCCGTCCACGTCGCCGAGGCGCAGGTTCACGGGCCTGGCCTCGTTGTTCCAGTAGCGGGCGATGTCCCCCTGGTAGGGGGTGGCCGGGCCGGGAATGATCACGGAGGCGGGGGTCGTGCCGTTGGAGCCGGTGGTCAGATCAATGCTGGTCACGAATAGGTCCGTCCTTACCAGAAGTCGGGCAGGCTGTAGCGATAGGTGTTGGTCTGGTGCCAGTAGTGGTTGCCGTCGAGCCAGACGGCGACCCCCCGCAGGAAGCGCAGCACGCTCGGCACGGGGCAGGCCGCGGCCAAGGCGGCGGCCTCCGCTTCGAAGGCGTGCATGAGGTCGTTGTGGACCTCGACCGCCTTCAGATAGCCCTCCTGGTCGGAGGTGCCCTCCCGGTCGGCGATCACCACGGGAAGGTTCATGTGCCGCCCGGGGGCGGCGAGTTCCTTGGTGTACGAGTACAGGTCGTTGACGATGGTGGTGGCGTTCCCCGCAAGGGCGATGACCCGCTGCATGGGCGCCTGGGCGTGCAGATCGGCCGGGAGCTCGTATCCGCCGATGGTGTCGGTGATGGTGGGGCAGGGGCGGAAGTTGTTGAACTGCCGCATGGCCAGGTACTCCCACACCTCCGGGACGTACTCCGTCTGGCTCCAGGCCGCTTCGGCGAGGTATCCCAGGTGCAGCCGGGCCATGTCGTGCCGGTAGCGGTCCGCCTGCGAGGGGCTGGCCTGCGCGAGGAAGTACTCCATGGCGGAGCTGTAGGCGCGCCGGGGCGCGTCCGAACGGAGCGACGCCGCCCACGCGGGCTCGTACTCCTTCGTGGTGTGGAGCGGGTCGATGGCGGTGTGTGCCAGCAGGAGGCGGCCGCCGAGGCCGATGGGCGAGCCGCCGTGGTCCTCGCAGTAGACGTCGTCGACCGCGTTCTCGGCGACCATCAGCCGGGTGGCGACCATCAGGTGCTCGATGGTGGGGGCGTCCGGATGGCAGGCCACCATGTAGCGCCCGACCTGGAAGCCGTCGAACTGCTTCTCCCAGTCCTCGGGGAACAGGTCGACCTCGTCCACCGCCCAGGCCTTGATGCGGCGGCTGACCTCCTCCACGCGCACCGGGTCCGGCTCCGGCACGGGGTGGTGGTAGAGGCCCGGGATCGGGTTTCCGGCCGCCGGCGCCCCGGACTCCGGAGCCGCCGCGGATACGGTCGGCTGCTCCCGGCGGGCCGGGTGCAGGCCCGTCGTACCCAGGCCACTGGGTCCGCCCAGGAGCCGTCGCAGGGCGGGGCTCGGGGCGGGCGGAGCGGGCGGGGCGGATGTGGCCGGCGGGGCCGCCGATGGCGACGGGAAGGACAGGCCGGGCCCTGCCGGCAGGCCCGGCAGTACGGGCGGACCCGGCAGGCCGCCGGACGCGTGGGCCTGGGCGCTGCCGAGGACGTGGGCCCCGACTTGGGCCGCGGCGCCGGGCAGGCTCGACTGCAGAGGGGAAGGCCCGGGCTCGGGCATCCGTGACTCCTTGGTGAGGTGGGTGGTCCGTCCCGGATCCCGGGCGCGCTCAGCCCCTTAGAGGGTCCGGGCCGTCGTCGTACGGGACTTGCGGCCGGTCAGTCGCTCCGGCGGGCGATCTGGACGTTCTCCAGGACGCCGAGGGCGTCGGGCACCAGGATCGCGGCGGAGTAGTAGGTGGTGACCAGGTAGGAGATGATCGACTTCTCGTCGATGCCCATGAAGCGGACCGACAGGCCCGGCTCGTACTCCTCCGGCAGACCTGTCTGGCGCAGCCCGATGACGCCCTGGTTGTCCTCGCCGGTGCGCATGGCGAGGATCGAGCTGGTGTTCTCCTTGCTGATGGGGATCTTGTTGCAGGGCAGGATCGGGACCCCGCGCCAGGCCGGCACCTGCTGTCCGCCCACGTCCACGTGGTCCGGGTAGAGCCCGCGGGCGTTCATCTCGCGGCCGATCGCCGCGATCGTGCGGGGGTGGGCGAGGAAGAGCTTGGTGCCGCGGCGGCGGCAGAGCAGCTCGTCCATGTCGTCCGGGGTGGGCGGGCCGGAGTGGGTCTGGATCCGCTGCTTGAAGGCGGCGTTGTGGAGCAGGCCGAACTCCCGGTTGTTCACCAGCTCGTGTTCCTGGCGCTCGCGCAACGCCTCGATGGTGAGACGGAGTTGCTCTTCGGTCTGGTTCATCGGCCCGTTGTAGAGGTCGGCGACCCTCGTGTGGACCCGCAGGACGGTCTGGGCGATGGAGAGTTCGTACTCGCGCGGCTTGGATTCGTAGTCGACGAAGGTGCCGGGCAGTTCGGCCTCGCCGGTGTGGCCGGCCGACATCGCGATCTCGGCCTCGCCGTGCTTGTTCTGCCGCTGCAGGGGCAGCGAGCTGAAGCGCTGGATGTGCTCCTGGAGGTGCGGCGCCCCGGACACGATGCCTGCGAAGTCGGCGCGGGAGAGCGTGAGCAGGGTGCCGGGGGTCTCGGCGGTGGCGGTGTAGTCCCACCGGGCGTCGGAGTCCAGCAGGGCGTTCTCGCCGAAGCGGTCGCCGTCGGCGAGTACCGCGACGGAGATCTCGTCGCCGTACTTGCCCGCGGAGGTCTGGCTGATCCGGCCGTGGGCGATCAAGTGGATCTGCTCGGCGGGAGCCCCCCGCTCGACCAGCACCTCACCGGCGCGGAAATCGCGCTGGACGCAGCGGCCCGCGATCGCCGCCAGCACTTCCTCGTCGTCGAAGCCGCGCAGCAGGGCCAGCTCGCCGAGTTCGCGCGGGATCACCTGGACGCGGGCACCGTCCTGGACGAACTCGATGCTCCCGTCGCCGACGGTGTAGCTCAGCCGGCGGTTCACCCGGTAGGCGCCGCCCTTGGTCTCCACCCAGGGGAGCATCCGCAGCAGCCAGCGGGAGGTGATCTCCTGCATCTGCGGGGCGGACTTGGTCGTGGTGGCAAGGTTGCGGGCGGCCGACGTGCCCAGGCTGGACTGCTTGGGCGGATCCAGCTGTGCTTCCGGGCTGGTGTCAACGGTCATCGGTCGAGCTCTCCTTCATCGGCGGGGAAGGGAAGGCGAACGTCTGGGCGTCCGTCCGGATCCCGGGGAACCGTAACGGCGCAGATCCCCGCCCCACCGCGAAAAAACGTTGCCGTTGCTTCGTTCTGGTGATCCTGTCCCGCCCGGGGTTTGTTCGGCGGATCGGCGGTATTCAGCCGGGTCCGCGCAGCCTCCGGACGGCCCGCCGCGGCCGGAAAGCCGGGCAGTGTGCCACAAAAGGGCCGGGCGGTCACGTCACGTGATCCCGGGGCGTGCCCCCGGGGTCCGCGGAATGGCGCAATGAGGTCAACGGAAAAGGGCGGACCCGCCGCCCGGCACCCCGAACAAGGAGGACAGCCATGGCTGCCCTGATCCCCCTGCGCAAGTCGCTCCTCATCGCCGTCTCCGCCGTCGCCGCGCTCCTCGGCGCCGGATCGGCCCACGCCGCATCGGGCTCCGCCCACCTGGCGAACGACCCCTCCGGAGCGAAGGTGCAACGCAGCAGTCCGGTGAAGAGCACACTCGGTGGCCAGGACACTTCCACCGCGTACGGCTACTACTACGTACAGGGACGCTAGCCCGTGCTGTCGGCCCGCGTGCCGCCCGGCCCTTCCGGGGCCGGGCGGCACGGCAACAGGCGTGCGTTCGAGCGGGACCGCCTCGGCTTCCTGCTCGACCAGCAGCAGTACGGCGACCTGGTCCGCTTCGACGACGACCTGTACCTCGTGAACTCGCCCGTCCTCGCGGAGCAGGTGCTCAAGCACACCAACACCACCTACACCATCGCCCGCGACCTGCTGGGCGAAGCGACCGACGGAAGCCGCGCCTCGGAAGACCTGGCCCGGTGGATGCGGGCCCGCGCCCTCGCCGGACGCGGCCTGAACCGGACCGGTACGCGGGCCGCCGGCGACCGCCTCGCGGCCACCGTCACCCGGCACGCGGACACCTGGCGCGCACGCGGCAGGATCGAGGCGATCCCCGCACTGGAGGACCTCACCGCCCACCTCATCGCGGAATTCTGCCTCGGGCCCGAGACGGGCGCGGTCCCCGACCTCCTGGCCCGTCTGCAGGACGCGCTGCTGCCTCCCGCCCTGCCCCTGCCCGCGCGCTGGCACGCGCCGCGCCGGCGCCGCCTGAGCCGCGCCTCCCGCGACCTCGCCGAAGAGGTCTCCGCGCTGATGCTCCGGCGCCGCACCACACGGCGGGAGGACTCCCCGCCCGCGGTCGCGGACCTGCTCGACACCGCCTGCGAGGAAGGCGCCCTCACCCGCGAGGGCGCGACCAGCGTGATCGTCGCCAACCTGTT harbors:
- a CDS encoding family 2 encapsulin nanocompartment cargo protein terpene cyclase: MPEPGPSPLQSSLPGAAAQVGAHVLGSAQAHASGGLPGPPVLPGLPAGPGLSFPSPSAAPPATSAPPAPPAPSPALRRLLGGPSGLGTTGLHPARREQPTVSAAAPESGAPAAGNPIPGLYHHPVPEPDPVRVEEVSRRIKAWAVDEVDLFPEDWEKQFDGFQVGRYMVACHPDAPTIEHLMVATRLMVAENAVDDVYCEDHGGSPIGLGGRLLLAHTAIDPLHTTKEYEPAWAASLRSDAPRRAYSSAMEYFLAQASPSQADRYRHDMARLHLGYLAEAAWSQTEYVPEVWEYLAMRQFNNFRPCPTITDTIGGYELPADLHAQAPMQRVIALAGNATTIVNDLYSYTKELAAPGRHMNLPVVIADREGTSDQEGYLKAVEVHNDLMHAFEAEAAALAAACPVPSVLRFLRGVAVWLDGNHYWHQTNTYRYSLPDFW
- a CDS encoding family 2B encapsulin nanocompartment shell protein → MTVDTSPEAQLDPPKQSSLGTSAARNLATTTKSAPQMQEITSRWLLRMLPWVETKGGAYRVNRRLSYTVGDGSIEFVQDGARVQVIPRELGELALLRGFDDEEVLAAIAGRCVQRDFRAGEVLVERGAPAEQIHLIAHGRISQTSAGKYGDEISVAVLADGDRFGENALLDSDARWDYTATAETPGTLLTLSRADFAGIVSGAPHLQEHIQRFSSLPLQRQNKHGEAEIAMSAGHTGEAELPGTFVDYESKPREYELSIAQTVLRVHTRVADLYNGPMNQTEEQLRLTIEALRERQEHELVNNREFGLLHNAAFKQRIQTHSGPPTPDDMDELLCRRRGTKLFLAHPRTIAAIGREMNARGLYPDHVDVGGQQVPAWRGVPILPCNKIPISKENTSSILAMRTGEDNQGVIGLRQTGLPEEYEPGLSVRFMGIDEKSIISYLVTTYYSAAILVPDALGVLENVQIARRSD
- a CDS encoding cytochrome P450, with product MLSARVPPGPSGAGRHGNRRAFERDRLGFLLDQQQYGDLVRFDDDLYLVNSPVLAEQVLKHTNTTYTIARDLLGEATDGSRASEDLARWMRARALAGRGLNRTGTRAAGDRLAATVTRHADTWRARGRIEAIPALEDLTAHLIAEFCLGPETGAVPDLLARLQDALLPPALPLPARWHAPRRRRLSRASRDLAEEVSALMLRRRTTRREDSPPAVADLLDTACEEGALTREGATSVIVANLFAAHETTAAALSWLLLLLDRQPHLRRRVRDEADRELAGRPPTAADVPGLAVAGAVVKETLRLYPPLWLVQRTVEEPTELAGYPLRPGQRVGVSPFVLHRDPHHYDRPDAFDPDRWIERPDTPLPKYAFMPFGGGPRNCLGTHFATTVMTIAAATLTRDYRISQSPGTTTTFDTRTILQPQGLALDVADRPRTSGPR